One window of Quercus robur chromosome 5, dhQueRobu3.1, whole genome shotgun sequence genomic DNA carries:
- the LOC126725081 gene encoding uncharacterized protein LOC126725081 yields MDSRENSSSLALPHDPDDPENIYLRDNSRKKTYAEVIQDANMLEARHEVGEEDNEEQPNQEETVEQQTQNEDTQLGTEEEHTDETWEIQLTPELKNQLAGPWKMSVILKIMGRPLGYRALQTRLVGIWRPTGTTHLIDLGYGYFIMRFDVLKDYQHALMDGPWFVGDNYLHVQAWEADFHPQTTKISTTAVWIRLEQLPIEYYHPEFLKHVGKKLGKLLKVDAITSTAIRGRFARVCVQINVANPLPKRVKIGSFWQNIVYENLPMLCYKCGWIGHRETQCTESLPCPTTVLPHETETHTPTASPPEPAHVSTP; encoded by the coding sequence ATGGACTCCAGAGAAAACTCATCTTCCCTGGCTCTACCCCATGACCCTGACGATCCTGAAAACATTTACCTACGCGATAACTCACGCAAAAAGACATACGCAGAGGTGATCCAAGATGCCAATATGCTAGAAGCACGACATGAAGTGGGCGAAGAAGACAATGAAGAGCAACCCAACCAGGAAGAGACCGTGGAGCAGCAGACACAAAATGAAGACACCCAACTCGGAACTGAAGAGGAACACACTGATGAAACCTGGGAAATCCAACTCACTCCAGAATTGAAGAACCAGCTAGCGGGACCGTGGAAAATGAGCGTTATCCTCAAGATTATGGGAAGGCCACTAGGATATCGGGCACTCCAAACCAGGTTAGTCGGTATTTGGCGCCCCACAGGTACAACGCATTTAATTGACCTTGGTTACGGATATTTCATTATGCGTTTTGATGTGCTTAAAGATTACCAACATGCTCTCATGGATGGACCATGGTTTGTGGGAGATAATTACCTGCATGTGCAGGCCTGGGAAGCAGATTTTCATCCGCAAACTACCAAAATATCAACCACGGCGGTTTGGATCCGTCTAGAACAACTACCCATTGAATATTACCATCCAGAGTTTCTCAAACACGTGGGCAAAAAATTAGGAAAACTATTGAAAGTTGATGCCATCACTAGCACAGCCATTCGAGGAAGATTCGCTAGAGTGTGTGTCCAAATAAATGTAGCCAACCCATTGCCCAAACGTGTGAAAATAGGTTCATTTTGGCAGAACATTGTATATGAGAACCTCCCAATGCTTTGCTACAAATGTGGTTGGATCGGACACAGGGAAACACAGTGCACAGAAAGCTTGCCATGTCCAACTACCGTGCTACCTCACGAGACAGAAACCCACACCCCAACAGCTTCACCGCCTGAACCAGCCCACGTGTCAACCCCCTAG